In Brockia lithotrophica, one DNA window encodes the following:
- a CDS encoding Two-component response regulator: MPKILVVDDDAHILRMLARALRYEGFDVETAPDAETALRTFRRGGVSLVLLDVVLPDADGVSLIAEFRAVDPDVPVLLVTARNAVPDRVHGLMRGADDYVVKPFHLEELLARVRSNLRKAKREDGDVLRVGDLEVDVARRAVRRGGRHLELTPREFELLLLFLRHPGRVLAKGEILARVWGHDAEVDENVVEVYVAQLRQKTEQGGAPRLIHTVRGVGYVLRAPESGAGGGPSSGITGGE; encoded by the coding sequence ATGCCCAAGATTCTCGTCGTCGACGACGACGCCCACATCTTGCGCATGCTCGCCCGCGCCCTGCGCTACGAGGGCTTCGACGTGGAGACGGCGCCGGACGCGGAAACGGCCCTCCGCACCTTCCGCCGCGGCGGGGTGAGCCTCGTCCTTCTGGACGTCGTCCTCCCCGACGCGGACGGTGTGTCCCTCATCGCCGAGTTTCGCGCCGTCGATCCCGACGTGCCCGTCCTCCTCGTCACCGCCCGCAACGCGGTACCCGACCGCGTGCACGGCCTCATGCGCGGTGCGGACGACTACGTCGTGAAGCCCTTTCACCTCGAAGAGCTCCTCGCCCGCGTTCGGAGCAACCTGCGCAAGGCGAAGCGCGAGGACGGGGACGTCCTCCGCGTGGGTGATCTCGAGGTGGACGTGGCGCGCCGCGCCGTGCGGCGCGGCGGGCGCCACCTCGAGCTCACTCCGCGCGAGTTCGAGCTCCTTCTCCTCTTCCTCCGCCACCCGGGGCGCGTACTCGCCAAGGGAGAAATCCTCGCTCGTGTCTGGGGTCACGACGCGGAAGTCGACGAAAACGTGGTGGAAGTGTACGTCGCCCAACTCCGGCAGAAGACCGAGCAGGGGGGTGCTCCGCGGCTCATCCACACCGTGCGCGGGGTCGGGTACGTCCTCCGCGCCCCCGAATCCGGCGCGGGCGGCGGCCCTTCCTCCGGCATCACGGGAGGGGAGTAG
- a CDS encoding two-component system sensor, producing the protein MRESFLRLWHRLSFRHRLALALTAVLLALYAVVASVLYLGFAAHEWSRLDASLARTAVEIARSARVTESLLLPYQAILLPDVDVFSFPNTFIEVVRPDGRIVARSLNLGDAVLPPPPEGALGEERYYTERVGEASFRVFALPLRVNDQVAGTLLVAASQAPVLETLAGIRLLLVLAGLFLAVGVAAQAAAFARRALAPVEAIAHVLEESARTGNFSSRIPYAGPEDEIGRLVVLTNRLLSRVQEAQAELEEALARERQFVGDVSHALRTPLTALRGNADLLARALRKPGDGSLADALRELVDEIGEDVERLVSLVDRLLSLARAASGEAVSEPFFVADHLEAAWEGILRRAGAPPTTRLEVAADARRLLVRAPAWEFEEVLVLLLENAAKYAPDRPPRVTLRRGNPQTADAPCDAGVVWAPEAPGASGGVWAELDVWDEGPGIHPDELPHVFRRFVRGRATGSIPGSGLGLALVRDLARHMGAYVRLTSRSGSGTRATLYLPAEEADLA; encoded by the coding sequence GTGCGCGAGAGCTTCCTCCGTCTGTGGCACCGCCTGTCTTTCCGCCACCGCCTCGCCCTCGCCCTCACCGCCGTCCTCCTCGCCCTGTACGCGGTCGTCGCCTCGGTCCTCTACCTGGGCTTTGCCGCCCACGAGTGGTCGCGCCTCGACGCTTCCCTCGCCCGCACGGCGGTGGAGATCGCCCGAAGCGCCCGTGTCACCGAATCCCTCCTCCTCCCCTACCAGGCGATTCTCCTTCCGGACGTCGACGTCTTTTCCTTTCCCAACACGTTCATCGAAGTCGTGCGCCCCGACGGGCGCATCGTCGCTCGTTCGTTGAACCTCGGCGACGCCGTCCTCCCTCCGCCGCCGGAAGGGGCGCTGGGGGAGGAGAGGTACTACACAGAGCGGGTCGGCGAAGCGAGCTTTCGCGTCTTTGCGCTCCCTTTGCGCGTGAACGACCAAGTTGCCGGCACGCTCCTCGTGGCGGCGTCGCAGGCGCCGGTGCTCGAAACCCTCGCGGGGATCCGCCTCCTCCTCGTCCTCGCCGGCCTCTTCCTCGCCGTGGGCGTCGCCGCCCAGGCCGCCGCCTTTGCCCGCCGGGCGCTCGCTCCCGTGGAAGCCATCGCCCACGTCCTCGAGGAGTCCGCGCGGACGGGGAATTTTTCCTCCCGCATCCCCTACGCCGGTCCCGAGGACGAGATCGGACGCCTCGTCGTCCTCACCAACCGCCTCCTCTCCCGCGTCCAAGAGGCTCAGGCGGAGTTGGAGGAAGCCCTGGCGCGCGAGCGGCAGTTCGTGGGGGACGTATCCCACGCCCTGCGCACCCCCCTCACGGCCCTCCGGGGAAACGCGGACCTCCTCGCCCGCGCCCTCCGAAAGCCGGGGGACGGATCTTTGGCGGACGCACTGCGCGAACTCGTCGATGAGATCGGGGAAGACGTGGAGCGGCTCGTATCCCTCGTAGACCGCCTGCTGTCCCTCGCCCGCGCGGCGAGCGGGGAAGCCGTTTCCGAACCCTTTTTTGTCGCCGACCACCTCGAGGCGGCGTGGGAAGGGATCCTCCGTCGTGCGGGCGCACCGCCGACGACACGTCTCGAGGTCGCCGCCGACGCCCGCCGCCTCCTCGTGCGGGCACCCGCGTGGGAGTTCGAAGAGGTCCTCGTGCTCCTCCTGGAAAATGCCGCGAAGTACGCCCCCGATCGCCCGCCTCGCGTTACCCTTCGCCGCGGCAATCCCCAGACGGCCGACGCACCGTGCGACGCGGGGGTCGTTTGGGCTCCGGAAGCGCCCGGCGCGTCGGGCGGGGTGTGGGCGGAGCTCGACGTTTGGGACGAAGGTCCCGGAATCCACCCCGACGAGCTCCCTCACGTCTTTCGGCGCTTCGTGCGCGGCCGCGCCACGGGGAGCATCCCGGGAAGCGGTCTCGGGCTCGCGCTCGTCCGCGACCTCGCCCGCCACATGGGGGCGTACGTGCGCCTCACCTCGCGTTCGGGTTCGGGCACGCGGGCGACGCTCTATCTCCCTGCCGAAGAGGCGGATCTCGCGTAA
- a CDS encoding Acetylornithine deacetylase — protein sequence MPNPNARAVERALAYARSEEGRFLEELFDFLRIPSISALPAHREDVRRAGEFLAGHLKALGFPEVRVYATEGHPIVYGEYSADPSLPTVLFYGHYDVQPVDPEAEWTTPPFAPEVRDGAIYARGASDDKGQVWLFLKAVESFLRGAGGLPVNLKVLLEGEEEIGSPNLVRALARERETWRADVVLVADTGMPAPGRPAITVGLRGICGLEIRVRGAQTDLHSGEFGGIVRNPIQALVELLARFHDAEGRVAVPGFYDEVRPLTREEREAIRALSRDEHELARTLGVPELYGEAGFSYLERNWARPTLEFNGIGGGFQGQGTKTVIPREAFAKITCRLVPDQDPERIRERILAFVEENAPRGVVTTVATFDSGPPYVVDPDHPAIAAAARSLAATFGNPPVFVRMGGSIPIAAPLAQNLNAPVVFMGFGLPDDRIHAPDEHFRLEQFTKGLEAMIRALAELGEGSAS from the coding sequence ATGCCGAATCCGAACGCGCGCGCCGTAGAGCGCGCCCTCGCCTACGCGCGCTCCGAAGAGGGCCGCTTCCTCGAAGAACTCTTCGACTTCCTGCGCATCCCCTCCATCAGCGCCTTGCCGGCGCACCGCGAGGACGTCCGCCGGGCGGGCGAGTTTCTCGCCGGGCACCTGAAGGCCTTGGGCTTCCCCGAGGTGCGGGTGTACGCAACCGAGGGGCATCCGATCGTCTACGGAGAGTACTCCGCAGATCCGTCCCTGCCCACGGTCCTCTTTTACGGCCACTACGACGTGCAACCCGTGGACCCAGAAGCGGAGTGGACGACTCCGCCCTTTGCCCCCGAAGTACGCGACGGGGCCATCTACGCCCGCGGCGCGAGCGACGACAAGGGGCAAGTCTGGCTCTTCCTCAAGGCGGTGGAGAGCTTCCTCCGCGGGGCCGGCGGTCTGCCCGTGAACCTCAAGGTCCTCCTCGAGGGCGAAGAGGAAATCGGAAGCCCGAACCTCGTCCGCGCACTGGCGCGGGAACGCGAGACGTGGCGTGCCGACGTCGTCCTCGTCGCGGACACGGGCATGCCGGCGCCGGGGCGTCCGGCGATCACCGTCGGCCTGAGGGGAATCTGCGGCCTGGAAATCCGCGTGCGCGGCGCCCAAACCGACCTCCACTCAGGAGAGTTCGGCGGCATCGTCCGCAACCCGATCCAGGCGCTCGTGGAGCTCCTCGCCCGCTTTCACGACGCCGAGGGGCGCGTGGCCGTCCCGGGCTTCTACGACGAGGTACGCCCCCTCACCCGCGAAGAGCGGGAGGCGATCCGCGCCCTCTCCCGGGACGAGCACGAGCTCGCCCGCACCCTGGGGGTCCCCGAACTCTACGGCGAGGCGGGCTTCTCCTATCTCGAACGGAACTGGGCACGTCCCACCCTCGAATTCAACGGGATCGGCGGCGGTTTCCAAGGCCAGGGGACGAAGACGGTGATCCCGCGAGAGGCCTTTGCCAAGATCACCTGTCGCCTCGTACCCGATCAGGACCCCGAGCGGATCCGGGAGCGCATCCTCGCCTTCGTCGAAGAAAATGCTCCCCGGGGCGTCGTGACGACGGTCGCCACCTTCGATTCCGGTCCCCCCTACGTCGTGGACCCCGACCACCCGGCAATCGCCGCGGCAGCCCGCTCCCTCGCGGCGACTTTCGGAAACCCCCCGGTCTTCGTGCGCATGGGGGGATCGATTCCGATCGCAGCACCGCTGGCGCAAAACCTAAACGCGCCCGTCGTCTTTATGGGCTTCGGTCTGCCGGACGACCGGATTCACGCCCCCGACGAGCACTTCCGCCTCGAACAGTTTACGAAAGGTCTCGAGGCGATGATCCGCGCCCTCGCGGAGTTGGGTGAAGGCTCCGCCTCCTGA